In Candidatus Promineifilum breve, one genomic interval encodes:
- a CDS encoding DUF2283 domain-containing protein has protein sequence MIFEYFPDTDMLYIKLTDRISVESEEIAPGIVLDLDENSHIVGVEVEDAGKQIDLSRLELKAMPLTSLLISERVAVETGD, from the coding sequence ATGATCTTTGAATACTTCCCCGATACAGACATGCTTTATATCAAGCTGACCGATAGGATAAGCGTCGAATCAGAGGAAATTGCCCCCGGAATCGTGCTCGATTTGGATGAAAACAGCCATATAGTTGGCGTTGAGGTCGAAGATGCAGGGAAACAGATTGACCTGTCGCGGCTGGAGTTGAAGGCAATGCCACTGACGAGCTTATTGATCTCCGAAAGGGTTGCGGTCGAAACCGGTGATTAG
- a CDS encoding BrnT family toxin — protein MPDVNHILNEILFEWDSRKATTNLRKHGVRLELACEVFFDPFLYVVDEHEYVADELREKVIGLTRDWQLIFVVYVMREDRIRLVSAREATAAERMLYENQ, from the coding sequence ATGCCGGACGTTAACCACATACTCAATGAAATCCTATTCGAGTGGGACAGCCGCAAAGCGACAACAAATCTTCGGAAGCATGGGGTGAGGCTGGAGTTAGCTTGTGAAGTGTTTTTCGATCCCTTTCTTTACGTTGTCGACGAGCACGAGTACGTGGCGGACGAGCTACGCGAGAAAGTAATCGGGCTGACACGCGATTGGCAGTTGATATTCGTCGTTTACGTGATGCGCGAAGACAGGATCCGGCTGGTCTCGGCTAGAGAAGCGACGGCGGCGGAAAGAATGCTCTATGAAAATCAATGA
- a CDS encoding type II toxin-antitoxin system HicB family antitoxin: MERKLKIIVERHEDGYVAYPIGLKGIVVGEGDTYEEALADVKSAIVFHIGTFGTEVIL; encoded by the coding sequence ATGGAAAGAAAACTCAAAATCATCGTCGAACGACATGAAGACGGCTATGTCGCCTATCCTATCGGTCTGAAAGGCATTGTCGTCGGCGAAGGCGACACTTACGAAGAAGCGTTGGCTGATGTCAAATCAGCTATTGTTTTTCACATTGGGACGTTCGGGACAGAAGTAATTTTGTAA